The following DNA comes from Lonchura striata isolate bLonStr1 chromosome 4, bLonStr1.mat, whole genome shotgun sequence.
GTGATTCTCTCCTGCAGGgttctgtgctctgcagcctggTGGGTTCCTGCAGACTGTGGTTGCTAAACTTAACTGTGCCAGGCTTTAATCTAGAGAGACTGGCACAGTGTACATTTCCACCTACATCTGTGGAGCTCATGGGGGCAAGAGCTGTTGCATTTGGGAGAGGAGTGGGAATGGAGTGACAAGGACTTGATAGCAAGGCCCAAAACATGCCCACAGCCATCTTGACACTCAGATTACTGCAGGCTAATTCCCCATCACAGTCTGCAACACAGGGAGAGGAACTTCTTGGTGCAAACCACTGGCCGTACCTGTTCCCTCATCTCCAGAAACTGGGGAAGGGAGAGACTCAGGGTATGGACAGCTGCTACAGAGCTGCATAGGCATAAATTCACAGAATTTAAGaagggttggaagagaccttaaaaacAATCTAATTCCaacccccttgccatgggcaggggcagcttccaccagaccaggttgctcggAGTCTCATCCAGCTCATCCGGCGTGGCCTTGAACTCTTCCAGGGTTGGGAcatagcttctctgggcaacctgtgcccaCGCCTCACCATCcccacagggaagaatttcttgctaatatctaatctaaacccaccctctgtcagtttaaatccattaccccttgtcctatcacttgtAGAAAGTCCTTCTCCGGCTCTCTTGTGGGCCCTTTGGGTACTGGAAGATGCTCTAGAGGTCTGCCCAGAACTTTCTCATCTCCAAGACTAACATCCACAACTCTCCAAATTCAGGGTTTTAAGACCAAACACCAGAGAAGGAGACCAGCCATGGGGTAGGGGCTGTGGTTACAGAGCAGCTGGTCTATGTGGCACAGAAGCCAGAAGGTGGAGGAATTTCTGCCTGTGGGAGGCTTGGCACACACTGGCTTGGTGCAAGGTGGAACAGGCAGCAAAGTCTCCGTCACTTATGCTAACAGTGACCCGGGATTCTTAttcacattttaattattttcccacATTAAAAAGCTGTTCTGCTCCAGTGCAAATCAAGGAGTTGATGGTCTGCTTAGACTCATAGCCTTGCCTTTCTGCTTGTTTCTCTGCAGAAGAGCAGCCTTGCAGTAGCTTGGAGTCCCGTGCAtgctcagctgtgctgcagcaataCCTGTGCTGGCTACATCCCTCTGCATTGTGTGCTGAAAGAGGCCAGGCTGGCctgaggggcaggaggagggcaCAGCCTTCCCAGAACAAAATACAGATTTGCTTGCCTGTCCTACACATGGGATGAAAAGGGAACCAGCCTTCTGGGATGGGGGAAATAAATGGGATCTGGATTATGAGAAGAAAGAAGGTTGAGGACCTCTAGGTTAGGGAAGGGGTGGGAGTTGCATATCTGGGACTTTCCTACCAGTAAGAATACTTTAAAGACTGATAAAATCTTTCAGCATTTTGTCTTCCATTGTTCTAGTATCAAGGATGCAAGTGTGTCCTGAAGGCGTTTGCTAGAGCTGTGACCTCTTtacttcctcccctccccactATTGTTTCTGGCCTTAGCTGAAGAGAGATGCTTTTATTAGCCTCCTACATAAGTAAAGGACTCCACTTGGGTGTGAGTGGGGAGGACTGCTGCTTGCTACAGTTCTTTGCTATGCTTCTATAACCTGACTTAAAGCTGATgttaatacattattttttataaaatttcttttataAATTTCTTATAAAATTCtaaaacatttttgcttttctgtagatttgcttttatttctgttagcCATTTATGGTTTATGTTAGCTCTTAGCACATAGCTGGTTTCCttttttcaattatttgatTGAGTTAATGTTATGCAAAGCGCCTTCTAGTTTCTAGggtggattttctttttctcccttaaaAGTGATTCTCAATGTGTTAGCCAAGAACATAGGGCTAATCAAATGAaactatgtaattttttttgtcaacAACACATTTCAATATAAGTAGTCAATCAATTATATTGCAGTTATTTTTTGAAGAAGTTTCTAGAAActtgcaacaaaaaaaaaagtcagagtGATTAGTAAATTTTAGTGATTCCTAAAAAAGGAATCTTTTTTcgttctcttttttttgttccattttaaGTCTTCTCACTGTGTTAGGCACACTGTTTAAATCTCATCCCTGTATTAGGCACTAAAATATTGAACTAGTCAACTTGCTCCCTAAATTTCTTGGAAGTTAGCACAGACTCAGCTTGGAAAGCACAGACATATTTTACAGTTCTGCTTTCCTAATCAAGGGAAGGTTTGCTTTGGGACAGGGGGAAGTGTTTGGTTGTTTGGGGCTTTTAGACTGTGTTTTCAATTTGATTAAGGCATAAGAATGAAATCAGAGAAACTTCCTAATAAGTTTTAAAACTGGCTTGATGAGGAGTATCTTGTCATAGTGCCCGTGAGCACTTATTTTGCATCTGCAAatggttgatttttttctttcctcttgttttCTTTAAGCTTCAAGAGACAGTCAAAAGGAAGTTGGAAGGCGCACGTTCACCTCTGAATGGAGAGCAGCAGAATGGAGTTTGTGATGGAAACTTTTCTCCGACCAGCAAGCGGGCACGCAAGGATGTGCCAGGCATTGAGGCAATCAACAGCTTGCCCATTAATTTGCCTTTGCCTGCTGTTTCTCCTCTTCAGCAGCTTGACATGAAagctcctctgctcctgcagaacaGTAGAACTCACAGGAGTGGTCTAGAAGACTTGGGTGAAAATGGTGGGCTTTCTGAGATAAAGCTCCCTGTTAATGGCTGCAATGAGCTGGATGATAGTTTTAACATCCTACACAACAAGGAACTAAAGCAAGAGCCTCTGGATGACTCCAACTGCATAGACACTTCTGAAACATCTCTTTCAAATCAGAACAAGCTCTTCTCAGACATTAACCTAAATGATCAGGAGTGGCAGGAGCTCATAGATGAGCTGGCAAACACCGTCCCAGAAGATGATATACAGGATTTGTTCAATGAAGACTTCGAAGAGAAGAAGGAGCCTGAATTTCCCAGGCCTTCCACAGAGACTCAGGAGAGTGCGAGCGTAAAAAGTGAtccatcccattccccatttgCTCATGTCCCATTAGGGTCTCCCCAGGTCAGACCATCTTCTTCTGGTCCTCCATTTTCCAACATCTCCTCAGGCTCCAGCATTGCTTCTGCATCCAGTGCACCGCTGCCCCCAGTCCCTGCTGGGTCACCAGCAAACTGTGTTGTCCAGTCCCCTCAGACTCCCAGCCAGAGCCACACTCCCGGACAGACACAAGTGCGCTCTGGAAATGGCTTCCTGATGAACCCAGCATCAGCCGTGGCAGGATCAGGGCCTGGGCCGGTGACCCTGCCTAGTGCTGACCTGTCCCCAGCTGAGCAGCTCAAGCAGAtggcagcccagcagcagcagagagccaAGCTcatgcagcagaagcagcaacaGCATCCAAATCAGCCATCAAGCTGGTCACCGGGGGGGCCCCCATCTAGTCCCTACGGAGGACCCTTCAGCGCAGACAAACCAAATAGTCCGATGATGTATTCTCAAGCCTTTAACAACCAAAACCCTATAGTGCCTCCTATGGCAAACAACTCCCAGAAGACCACAGTTAATAACTACCTCCCTCAAAATCACGTGAACATGATCAGTCAACAGCCAAATAATTTGGTCACAAACTCCTTGGGCAAGCAGCCCAATATGCTTTCTTATGGCAACACTAAACCTCTGACCCATTTCAATACTGAGCTGAATCAGATGATGACCCCAGCAATGGCAAATCCCGGGAAGAACACCATGATGCCATacatccagcagcagcagcagtcccaGCAGACGCAGATGCCAGCTCAAGTGGCGCACCTGAGCGAGGAGCAGAAACGCATGCTCATCATGAAGCAGAAAGGAATGATGAATCAGCCCATGGCATATACAGCACTCCCTGCCCTCGGTCAGGTAAGTGGTGAGTGCACAACATGTGGGAGACAGGAGGCCGATACAAAGGCTTTGTACAATAGTCCTCTTGTATCAACCAATACAGAGGCCAACACCTCTTTGTCCAGTCTCCTCCATTCaccccttccttctcctgcaAAGCATGGAATGTCATTGCAGATGGTGGTATTGGAACCTgattgttttaagaaaaaactgaaattatgTTGCATTACACTTTAAATATGGTCTTAATTCACTGCTCTTTCTCTGTGCCTCTTCTGATGAGTGCTTAATGGTCATTCTGGGAAATTTTGAGTCAGAAGTCACTCTTCTTTGGaggatttatttgcttttctttcataaTGCAAGAATTGGTGGTTGTGGATCCCAAACCACTGCATGGCTTAATTTCCAGAGTCTAGTTAGCATTGTAACAAAATGATGGAGCAGTTGGTCCCTTCTTCTTTGGGTAGAGATCAAGCCAGATTTAAACAACATTTTTGGCTTTTTGGGTGCCAATTGCCTTTGGCTTTCACTGCAAAAAGTATGAACAATGGGATGCTTTAAGTGGTGTTTGGACTATGATGGTGAGATAAGACGGTTTATTCTGGGACTTTCATGCAGTCTTTAGCAACCCCAAGTATTTTGTCTTTCAGAAAGAGGTTCAAGCCATGTTGGCTTAGCATCACTGGCATCACTGTCTCACATGTATTCATGCTAAGCTCTGGTGCAGCAGTTGCCAGGCTTGGAGAATATTTTGTCCTGAGTTAATAACCAGTTGGAATAGTGGTTACATCAATGCCCTTTCACCTCCTGGGTCAGGGTGTTCTTAGTTGTGCAGCCCCTGTAAAGATCTCCCCGCTGGTGTCATGGAAAGGTTCAAGaacaaattttttaaatgttgtatGGAGAGTTTAAAAATGGATTGAGGTTAATAATCAATTCCCAAAGTAAGTGATGCCTTCACAGAAGATATGTGCCATCAAAACACATAAAGAAGTCTGATATACACTAATAGTGTATAATACACGAACAGAATTGTTGGTTGATAATTTTAGCATAATAGCTTTTCACCAAATTAGCTGTTTCCACACCACCTACAAGGAATGCTTCATTCTGAGCATGGTTTAACTGTAATGTGTGTAGAAATACAGGAATGACAAATTTTGTCATTCCTTCAAGCTTATGGAGTTTGGAGATCAATCaatgaggagaaagaagagcttCATCAGGTCAGAGCACATcacatattatttaaaattaattgcaaaacaaaaagaaatgtttatCTGCCTCCTGGTTTTGGTTCAGGATGTATGGTGACAGCACAAAggttcatatttttatattatttctgCTTGGCTATTTTATTAGACATAGGTGATCTAAAGCCTCTTCTTTTGAGGAAGGTTTATCTAGAGAAATACTGCAATAATGACATAGAACTCAGACTGTAATTGTAGCTACAGATTTATCAGTTTGTAACTAAGAGGCAGAGGATGCTTGGTCATGCTGCCTAATGGTTtgtcatttctttcttttgcttttgttaaATCTGCTGAATTCAAAGACCCATCAGACAGCTGAGAGGATGAACTGCCTGTGTGAAAGAGTTAATGCCATCTCTTCCGTTTCATAATCAAGAAATTAATGTTAGTATCTCTCTGCAATTCCACAATATGAATGGGTAGCCAAGGTTTCATAGATTTCATATATATAATCTCATTCagttcctcttttctttttttttttttttaatgtagggAAAACTAGGTATTTGGATAGAATTAGACATTCTTCCATAAACACGTCCAGATATTAAGTCATTTCTGTGACGTACAAAGAAGAAACTTAAGGCAGAGTCATACTTTATTACATATTATGTGCAATTCACATTTATTGATCCATCCAGGATGAGGGACTTCTTGCTTTTGTGTAGACATCAAAAGGTCCCTTTACTACTTGTGGAACTCACTTGCCTACACTGAAGGGATTTATTTTGATATGAAAAGTTGAAGTAATAGGTTTTTAACTGTAAtgtatttcttccttcctcGTCTCCTGCTTCCCTGAAAAGcattttcctgtggaaaatgaGCTTATTATTGTGAGATGTGTGTGATGGAACTTACTGTTTTTGCAAAAGTGGTAAAAATGTTGATATTGTTAAGTTAAACACAGACTGATGCAGATTATCTGATTCTACAATTTACTACATGCTGATAGTCACAgatgaaaaataagaatattgCACTCTTCAGtttgaaataaatttctgaATGTAAAGTGAATTTATCTTTCTGTCAGTTTATAGTTTTTACTTTCATTGTAGTTTTGAGGTTTGACAGAGATTTGTAAAAGTGTATGTTTGTGTTAAATAATCACAATTATTTAACAAATTAtatttaaggaagaaaataatatacCTGTTGCATCTAATAGGTAGCAGTGACCATATACTTCTGTCAAGTTACTCTTACAAAGTCATATTCAAGAACCAAAAGCTGATTAGAGATCATCTGACATGTACATAAGTGCCTTGGCTTgttttctgtgtgctgctgtAAAATTTGGGTATGGCTTAATTCTGTGCATGTGTATGGATGCTAATTAATACCCATTTGTACCTGAGGTACTTCTGTTGCAATAAGCAGCATTCTTATATGAACACATTGCTTCAGTTGTCCGGTGTATTTTAGTGAAGTACACCATTGTTTTCAGTCCAGCTGGGGCTTTGCAAATGCTCTGTGGAGGTCAGCTGTCCATGGCTCTGATTAATGTGTCAGTGCTTTGGGCAGTGTCCTGGGCATGCTGAGCATCACTGCCTAGTCTTGTAAAGAGATGAAGCCTTTCCTCTCAATATTTGTGTGAGTGGTTGGTCAGGCAGAGTGCTAAATCAGCAGCCTAGCTAGCAGAACTAGTATCCAACAGAAGTAGGACTTCTCTAAAGGATCTTTGCACTGTGGGTATTGAGACTCTTCTTGTCAGATGTATTagtgctttgttttgttgtggaGGTTCAAGACCGATACTGGCACTGTAGCCCTCCACACACTCTTGCTGAACAACCCGTGTGCCCTGAACCATTAAGTCCTATATCTTGTTTTATACCTTGTTTTTCTTCACAGGAGCACTGGTTGGGGTGTTTTTACTCAAAGCATAtactggtttgggtttttgagTCAGGGATTTTTCCAGTGGTGGACTGAAGGTAATTTTGATGGGATTGTTTTCTGAAACTGTGTTAAAACCATAGGCAGATCCTGACCCACCTATATCTAGCAAAAGTCATGGTGGATCCTGACTTGTCTAATTTATCGAGACTCTTTCCTACTAATATTAGTTCATCCCTGACTGTTCTCCACTTGGTCAGAGTCACACTTAGAATTCCCTGCTCTCTACCTTGCTCCATGTACCCTGATCTGCCCTAAACCAAATTGTTAGTTTGTGACTGTGTGGCAGGTGTTGCCCTTTTTTGCTCTTGGTTTTTCTGTGTGGTTCTTCCATTCTTGCATAGCTGGGGTTCATAGGCTAATCCAGCAAGTAGATTTTCACAGGGCTGGTAACTTTCTTGGTATTTGAGGGGTAGAGGTCCTCTTCTCTTCTGGTTCTCATGTCATAATAACAGACATCAGTTCCCCACCAATATGGAACAGTGGCTTTGTTTAGACTTTTTATatgattttagaaataaaaggaagaaaacccgAACCACCTCTTTCTCAAATACACTGTTGTTTAAGCTAAAATGTTCCATTAAGTTTTTGAGATGTATGCAAGGTTTTATGGGAGGCAATTTTTCTCTTGTTCCTCAACCCAAAATTTCAAACTGAGgaaaagtaaaaacattttctttgggaaatttAGGAATAATTAATTGTGCTTTTTCTTGGTTCCAGCTGTTCTGTATGAATGCATAAtggtaaggaaaaaaagcaacccAAAGGAAGAGCTGCTGAATAGCTGGGGCAAAATTTGATATTCAGAGCCAAGTGTGTGAGGGAAAGTAATGAGAGGCCAAAACAAAATAGAATTTTCTGTGGGTGTAAGAAAAGTAAAACTAGACTGCAGCTATTTGCCTGCAAGGGACTGTGAGAATGCTGCAATTATTTCCTAGTGAAACCACTagttattttgtttaaaattgtAGGGATGTGAATGAAGGAGAGAAATGACACCATCCTGCAAGCATATCTTTATATTTAATTATCTGTCCTTTGTTTTAATCTTATACATTCAAGATGCATCATCTGCTCAGTCTGGTTTTGCATGCCAAAGGTAAAGGGAGACCTGTGTCCTGAGAACATTTCCAAAACATAATCATCATTGTTTTTTAGAAGTGAAAGGGTGTGTTTTTCTTCGAAATGGTAAAAGAGATTTTACACTTTTTTGAAGGTTATCTTTGAGCTAGTGAGACACAGAGATAGTTGATGTTCTGGAATTTGGCTTTTTTCAAAAGCCTACCTGGAAGTAAAGAAGAAAGATTTGTATTCACTACATGGAAGTGTGACAGAAAAACAACTGTCTTACCAGATTTTAGGGGAGATAGGTTGGAATGGAAATAATGAAGGAAATAGAGAAGATCACTTGCTGAGCAGCCTATAGAGCTGTAATGAATGCCTGTCTGTGCTGTGTTTGACTTGTAGACATTGCTTTCCACAAAAGCTTTGACTTGGAGTTTAGATGCTTCTGCCTTTTACAGAAGTCCAAATGTGTTCCCTGGAAATCAGTCTCCGGTAGACTTGTAAGGACAGATGGGTTAACAAAACATGCTCAGATGGATTCTGACCATCTTACCAGGCAATTTGGGAACATAGCCTAGCCTTCTTACCATGCCTGCTGTCATCTGCCCGTTGTGTTGTAAAGAAGGCCATGTTAGCATAAATCACTAGAAGCAAACACTGGATAGCATTTGAATGAGATCTCCATGGCATAATCCTCAAAACCAATTTTGTTGGTGATTCCTCATTTTGTGACCTGTGGGTGTGTTCTTATTAATGTAACACAAACTTTGTTCATTTCATTTGGCAATGTTTTTTCTTCAAGTTTTTTCGCCAGCCTAGACCTTGCAAAATCAAAGTATAAGAGCATTTCTCCCATGTCCCAACTAAAGCACTCATCCTGTTTTAAGGAAGTGGGATCAGACTGCCCAGGCAAGTGGTTGATTCACCACCCTTGGAGGTATTTAGAAGACATGCACATGTGTGGCCCTAAGGGCagtggtttagtggtggacttagCAGTGTTGGGTTAAAGGCTGAACTCagtgatcttagaggtcttttccagacTAAATAGccctatgattctatgaaaatcTTTGGTGAAACCTACTGTCTTGAAACCATGCTGACCAGTATTCACTGTTAAATCCTCCAATTTATTGCTGGTAGAGAGCTGAAAGCAGTTGTTCCACTGCTTTGCTAGAGAGTGTGTCAGAATAACTGGTCTCTTCCACTTTATAAAACACAATTGTAGTGGTAACTCTTTGATTTATAGAAACTTCTCCATTTGTttaagagttaaaaaaatacattgttgTGTGATTTTCTTCTTGTCAAGTTTCTTGAAGACTTATAGTGTGTATTATTCATATCTGTAAAGAAAATGTCCTATGTTATTTTTAGAAGTAGTTATTTGGTATTACTGACTCCACAAAGTAAAATGTATGTTAAATGTCCTCtattttacttcttttctttacatttttccttccaacaTGATCTAGATTTCTATGTAAAGAACAGTTTGTCCTGTTATTTAGCAAGGTCCAATAGTTTAATGATTTAATGTGTGCCAATCAAGTCTTTCAGTTTTATTCATTACAACTGCAGTTGTGAAGCACTGTAGCCTTGAAATGTCTATAGCCAGTAGCAGCATATTTTTGCATGGTTGCATGGAGTGCTACCCTTTCCTGGTgggtttttgtgccattttttcctgaaagtgcAAGTTAGCATCATCAGTTTTAGCTTTCCAATCTCGTGACCCATTCTACCTGCTTCCAGCAATACCAGCCATAACAAACTTCTTATTGTCCACGTGCCTTTGTAATTCTCTGTGTTTATTGCAAACCAATAAACCGCCATGTAGACAGTGAGTTCAGGTCATAAGTTAGATTTTGTTAGTTTCCATTTTTGCTTTGAGAAAAGGCTTATTCCAAAGACGAAGAGTAAGGTTCCTATCCTTGAGAGTACTTTGTCTATTTAGCCTTTGGTACCTCACTACTGGTTGCCAGAACTCACAGAGCACTTGTCTGAGCATTTTGGTTTG
Coding sequences within:
- the MAML3 gene encoding mastermind-like protein 3 isoform X3, which gives rise to MEVLVNEIQHRIHQQPLNNLQETVKRKLEGARSPLNGEQQNGVCDGNFSPTSKRARKDVPGIEAINSLPINLPLPAVSPLQQLDMKAPLLLQNSRTHRSGLEDLGENGGLSEIKLPVNGCNELDDSFNILHNKELKQEPLDDSNCIDTSETSLSNQNKLFSDINLNDQEWQELIDELANTVPEDDIQDLFNEDFEEKKEPEFPRPSTETQESASVKSDPSHSPFAHVPLGSPQVRPSSSGPPFSNISSGSSIASASSAPLPPVPAGSPANCVVQSPQTPSQSHTPGQTQVRSGNGFLMNPASAVAGSGPGPVTLPSADLSPAEQLKQMAAQQQQRAKLMQQKQQQHPNQPSSWSPGGPPSSPYGGPFSADKPNSPMMYSQAFNNQNPIVPPMANNSQKTTVNNYLPQNHVNMISQQPNNLVTNSLGKQPNMLSYGNTKPLTHFNTELNQMMTPAMANPGKNTMMPYIQQQQQSQQTQMPAQVAHLSEEQKRMLIMKQKGMMNQPMAYTALPALGQEHQVGLSRTTGPMQPSVPAGSSSIATGSSSGGHFLGSQPQAAIMKQMLMEQRAQLHVMEQQKQQFLREQRQQQQQQQQILAEQQMQQQSHLPRQHLHQQRSPYPMQQVNQFQGSPQDIVALRNQVVLQSMRTSRMMAQNASMMAMGPSQTSSTLLTAAGQADMGMTPYSNASSSQPGMYSMSTGISQMLQHPNQSGMNMAQSTGQGTRQPASGQAVGMVGNFGQNMLVNSALPQHQQQMKGPVGQVLPRPQAPRLQNLMGTVPQGTQNWQQRGLQGIPGRTSGEMGPFNNGTTYAMPSGQPRLSKQHFPQGLNQTVVDTSGTVRAVNPALGRQLLQPLPGQQAAGQARPMVMPGISQGVPAMSGFNQPPTQQMPGGTFAQSSQGQAYERNPTQDISYNYSNGGAGGSFSSLAEGTDLVDSIIKSGPGDEWIQELDELFGNPQ